One part of the Vicia villosa cultivar HV-30 ecotype Madison, WI linkage group LG6, Vvil1.0, whole genome shotgun sequence genome encodes these proteins:
- the LOC131614740 gene encoding F-box protein At2g26160-like has product MNGGNLKKNCVLKDDNSLKWLNLPPEIWLVIISKNLNNTFDVIRFRSVCSLWRSLFPPTFLSSSCTCRIPDGKFLLFIQTKIYRLESSCSSNKGWIIKVEESKSGKFHHLDVLTNTHISHKYPFNVLDLTNLRVKELCHAYTINFSKDGGDLIKFKPLNEVFKVVLFSVEGLGQMVFVLYKDRKLRVSNIGYNNLIIVDDGSRVYDDIVFHMGKIYVVDNSGIVFWIDCSSFKLVQCSSSLNCDTLKKKNLISSNGSLFIVELYLKRTTVNTWKLHIDVNVLRVGEKSSEWICVRDLGDALFVLGKDTNFSLLAKDYHGFEGNCIYFMCKGKTSCYNLKTSRLKIVDDIFGPCPTLFKCGNKH; this is encoded by the coding sequence TCTTTGAAATGGTTAAATCTTCCTCCGGAAATATGGTTAGTTATTATATCCAAAAACCTAAATAATACATTTGATGTTATTCGATTTCGCAGTGTTTGTAGTTTATGGAGATCTCTTTTTCCTCCTACGTTTTTGTCTTCCTCTTGCACATGTCGTATTCCCGATGGTAAATTTTTGTTATTCATCCAAACTAAAATATATCGGCTAGAATCCTCGTGTTCGTCTAATAAAGGGTGGATTATAAAGGTTGAAGAATCAAAATCGGGGAAATTTCATCATTTAGATGTTTTGACGAATACTCACATCTCACATAAATATCCGTTTAATGTGCTAGATTTGACGAACTTACGAGTTAAAGAATTGTGTCATGCATATACTATCAATTTTTCTAAAGATGGAGGTGATTTGATTAAATTCAAGCCTCTTAATGAAGTTTTTAAAGTAGTGTTGTTTTCTGTGGAGGGTTTAGGTCAAATGGTGTTTGTCCTATATAAAGATAGAAAATTGCGTGTTTCTAATATTGGTTATAAcaatttgattatagtggatgatGGGagtagagtttatgatgatattgTTTTTCATATGGGGAAGATTTATGTAGTGGATAATAGTGGAATTGTTTTTTGGATCGATTGTTCATCTTTTAAGTTGGTTCAATGTTCGTCGTCTTTAAACTGTGATACTTTAAAGAAAAAGAATTTGATATCATCAAATGGAAGTCTCTTTATagttgaattgtatttgaaaagaACTACGGTGAATACTTGGAAATTACACATTGATGTTAATGTTTTAAGAGTtggtgaaaaatcaagtgaatgGATTTGTGTAAGAGACTTGGGCGATGCTTTGTTTGTTTTGGGTAAAGACACAAACTTTTCATTGTTAGCTAAAGATTATCATGGATTTGAAGGGAATTGCATCTACTTCATGTGTAAAGGAAAGACTTCTTGTTAcaacttgaagacttcaagacTTAAGATTGTTGATGACATATTTGGACCTTGTCCAACTTTGTTCAAGTGTGGCAATAAACATTGA